One genomic region from Sciurus carolinensis chromosome 2, mSciCar1.2, whole genome shotgun sequence encodes:
- the Slc32a1 gene encoding vesicular inhibitory amino acid transporter: MATLLRSKLSNVATSVSNKSQAKVSGMFARMGFQAATDEEAVGFAHCDDLDFEHRQGLQMDILKTEGEPCGDEGAEPPVEGDIHYQRGGGAPLPPSGSKDQAVGAAGEFGGHDKPKITAWEAGWNVTNAIQGMFVLGLPYAILHGGYLGLFLIIFAAVVCCYTGKILIACLYEENEDGEVVRVRDSYVAIANACCAPRFPTLGGRVVNVAQIIELVMTCILYVVVSGNLMYNSFPGLPVSQKSWSIIATAVLLPCAFLKNLKAVSKFSLLCTLAHFVINILVIAYCLSRARDWAWEKVKFYIDVKKFPISIGIIVFSYTSQIFLPSLEGNMQQPSEFHCMMNWTHIAACVLKGLFALVAYLTWADETKEVITDNLPGSIRAVVNIFLVAKALLSYPLPFFAAVEVLEKSLFQEGSRAFFPACYGGDGRLKSWGLTLRCALVVFTLLMAIYVPHFALLMGLTGSLTGAGLCFLLPSLFHLRLLWRKLLWHQVFFDVAIFVIGGICSVSGFVHSLEGLIEAYRTNAED, from the exons ATGGCCACTCTGCTCCGCAGCAAGCTGTCCAATGTGGCCACATCTGTGTCAAACAAGTCCCAGGCCAAGGTGAGTGGCATGTTTGCCAGGATGGGTTTTCAGGCGGCCACGGACGAGGAGGCCGTTGGCTTCGCGCACTGCGACGACCTAGACTTTGAGCACCGCCAGGGCCTGCAGATGGACATCCTGAAAACCGAAGGTGAGCCCTGTGGGGATGAGGGCGCCGAACCGCCCGTCGAGGGAGACATCCATTACCAGCGCGGCGGCGGCGCTCCGCTGCCGCCCTCAGGCTCGAAGGACCAGGCAGTGGGGGCTGCTGGCGAGTTCGGGGGCCATGACAAGCCCAAGATCACGGCGTGGGAAGCGGGCTGGAACGTGACGAACGCCATTCAG GGCATGTTCGTGCTGGGCCTACCCTATGCCATCCTACACGGCGGTTACCTGGGGTTGTTCCTCATCATCTTCGCCGCGGTGGTGTGCTGTTACACCGGGAAGATCCTCATCGCGTGCCTGTATGAGGAAAACGAGGACGGCGAGGTTGTGCGAGTGCGGGACTCATACGTGGCCATAGCCAATGCATGCTGCGCGCCGCGCTTCCCCACCCTCGGCGGCCGCGTGGTCAACGTGGCGCAGATCATTGAGCTGGTGATGACTTGCATCCTGTATGTGGTGGTGAGTGGcaacctcatgtacaacagcttCCCGGGGCTGCCCGTGTCGCAGAAGTCCTGGTCCATCATCGCCACAGCCGTGCTGCTGCCCTGCGCCTTCCTGAAGAACCTCAAGGCTGTGTCCAAGTTCAGTCTACTGTGCACTCTGGCCCATTTCGTCATCAATATCCTGGTCATAGCTTATTGCCTATCGCGAGCGCGTGACTGGGCCTGGGAGAAGGTCAAGTTCTATATTGACGTCAAGAAGTTTCCCATCTCCATTGGCATCATCGTGTTCAGCTATACGTCGCAGATTTTCCTGCCTTCGCTTGAGGGCAACATGCAGCAGCCCAGCGAGTTTCACTGCATGATGAACTGGACGCACATCGCCGCCTGCGTGCTCAAGGGCCTCTTCGCGCTGGTCGCCTACCTCACCTGGGCCGACGAAACCAAGGAGGTCATTACGGATAACCTGCCTGGCTCCATCCGCGCCGTGGTCAACATCTTTCTGGTGGCCAAGGCGCTGTTGTCCTACCCACTGCCCTTCTTCGCTGCTGTCGAGGTGCTGGAGAAGTCGCTCTTCCAGGAAGGCAGCCGTGCCTTCTTCCCCGCTTGCTACGGAGGCGACGGGCGCCTCAAGTCTTGGGGGCTGACGCTGCGCTGCGCGCTTGTCGTCTTCACTCTGCTCATGGCCATCTACGTGCCACACTTCGCTCTGCTCATGGGCCTCACCGGCAGCCTCACGGGCGCCggcctctgcttcctgctgcccagCCTCTTCCACCTGCGCCTGCTCTGGCGCAAGCTGCTGTGGCACCAAGTCTTCTTCGACGTCGCCATCTTCGTCATCGGTGGCATCTGCAGTGTGTCTGGCTTCGTGCATTCCCTCGAGGGCCTCATCGAGGCCTACCGAACCAACGCGGAGGACTAG